Proteins encoded within one genomic window of Flavobacterium sp. NG2:
- the ruvB gene encoding Holliday junction branch migration DNA helicase RuvB, producing the protein MNENLDPTTNNYGSEEFDLEKRLRPLSFDDFAGQDQVLENLKVFVAAANQRNEALDHTLFHGPPGLGKTTLANILANELEVGIKITSGPVLDKPGDLAGLLTNLEERDVLFIDEIHRLSPIVEEYLYSAMEDFKIDIMIESGPNARTVQINLNPFTLIGATTRSGLLTAPMRARFGIACRLQYYTTELLTSIVERSASILKMPISYEAAIEIAGRSRGTPRIANALLRRVRDFAQIKGNGTIDIEIARYGLKALNVDAFGLDEMDNKILNTIIDKFKGGPVGLSTLATAVSESSETIEEVYEPFLIQEGFIMRTPRGREVTDKAYRHLGKIKTNVQGGLF; encoded by the coding sequence ATGAATGAAAATTTAGATCCTACTACAAATAATTATGGCTCAGAAGAGTTTGATTTAGAAAAAAGGTTGAGACCTTTATCTTTTGATGATTTTGCTGGTCAAGACCAAGTGCTCGAAAACTTAAAGGTTTTTGTTGCTGCAGCTAATCAACGTAATGAAGCTTTAGATCATACTCTATTTCATGGGCCTCCCGGTTTAGGGAAAACTACCTTAGCTAATATCTTGGCTAATGAATTGGAAGTAGGAATCAAAATCACTTCAGGTCCTGTTTTGGATAAACCAGGAGATTTGGCTGGTTTGCTAACAAATCTTGAAGAGCGTGATGTTTTGTTTATTGATGAAATTCACCGTTTGAGTCCTATAGTTGAAGAATACTTATATTCTGCAATGGAAGACTTTAAAATTGATATCATGATTGAGTCAGGACCTAACGCAAGAACGGTTCAAATCAATTTAAATCCTTTTACACTTATTGGTGCCACTACACGGTCAGGGCTTTTGACTGCTCCTATGCGTGCTCGTTTTGGGATCGCTTGCCGCTTGCAATATTATACTACTGAGTTGTTAACTTCAATTGTTGAACGTTCTGCCTCTATTTTAAAAATGCCTATTTCTTATGAAGCTGCTATCGAAATTGCAGGTCGAAGTCGTGGTACTCCTCGTATTGCAAATGCACTCTTGCGTCGTGTTCGAGATTTTGCTCAAATAAAAGGGAACGGTACTATTGATATTGAGATTGCGCGTTATGGACTTAAAGCACTAAATGTTGATGCTTTTGGCTTGGACGAAATGGATAATAAGATTCTTAATACGATTATAGATAAATTCAAAGGTGGTCCCGTTGGTCTGTCTACTTTGGCAACAGCCGTTTCCGAGAGTAGTGAAACTATCGAGGAAGTCTATGAGCCGTTCTTAATTCAAGAAGGTTTCATCATGCGTACCCCTCGTGGCCGTGAAGTTACCGATAAGGCCTATAGACACTTAGGAAAGATAAAAACGAATGTTCAGGGTGGGCTTTTTTAA
- a CDS encoding cbb3-type cytochrome c oxidase subunit I, with product MSAVGHDHGHDQEHEHHHKDTFITKYIFSIDHKMIAKQYLITGIIMGVIGIAMSMLFRMQLAWPEESFKIFNVLLGDKFAPDGVMANDVYLALVTIHGTIMVFFVLTAGLSGTFSNLLIPLQIGARDMASGFMNMISYWLFFLSAVIMLSSLFVEAGPASAGWTIYPPLSALPQAIPGSGTGMTLWLVSMAIFIASSLMGSLNYIVTVINLRTKGMSMTRLPLTIWTFFVTAIIGVVSFPVLLSAALLLIFDRSFGTSFFLSDIYIAGEVLHYQGGSPVLFEHLFWFLGHPEVYIVILPAMGLVSEIMATNSRKPIFGYRAMIMSVLAIAFLSTIVWGHHMFISGMNPFLGSVFTFTTLLIAIPSAVKAFNWITTLWKGNLQMNPAMLFSIGMVSTFITGGLTGIILGDSTLDINVHDTYFVIAHFHLVMGISALYGMFAGIYHWYPKMFGRMLNKNLGYIHFWITAVCAYGVFFPMHFIGLAGLPRRYYTNTNFPLFDDLQNVNVLITTFALVGGVFQLVFLYNFFASIFYGKKAVQNPWRSTTLEWTTPVEHMHGNWPGEIPEVHRWPYDYSNPGHEDDFVPQTVPMKPGEEVLHH from the coding sequence ATGTCAGCAGTAGGTCACGATCACGGACACGATCAAGAACACGAACATCATCATAAAGACACTTTCATTACTAAATATATTTTTAGTATTGATCATAAAATGATTGCTAAACAATACTTGATTACAGGTATTATTATGGGAGTGATAGGTATAGCTATGTCTATGCTTTTTAGAATGCAATTAGCTTGGCCAGAAGAATCTTTTAAAATATTCAATGTTTTATTAGGTGATAAATTTGCTCCTGATGGAGTAATGGCTAACGATGTTTATCTTGCTCTTGTAACAATTCACGGTACGATAATGGTATTCTTTGTGTTGACAGCAGGTTTAAGTGGTACTTTTAGTAATTTACTTATTCCTCTTCAAATTGGAGCTAGAGATATGGCTTCTGGTTTTATGAACATGATTTCGTATTGGTTGTTCTTTTTATCAGCGGTTATTATGTTGTCTTCTTTATTTGTTGAAGCTGGACCAGCATCTGCAGGTTGGACAATTTATCCTCCTTTAAGTGCATTGCCACAAGCAATCCCAGGTTCAGGAACAGGAATGACATTATGGTTGGTTTCTATGGCAATATTTATTGCATCTTCATTGATGGGATCATTAAACTATATTGTTACTGTTATCAATTTAAGGACTAAAGGAATGTCTATGACTAGACTTCCATTAACTATCTGGACATTTTTCGTTACTGCTATCATTGGTGTGGTTTCGTTTCCAGTATTGTTATCTGCAGCTTTATTGTTGATTTTTGATAGAAGTTTTGGTACTTCATTCTTCTTGTCTGATATTTATATAGCTGGAGAAGTTTTGCATTACCAAGGTGGTTCTCCTGTATTGTTCGAGCACTTATTCTGGTTCTTAGGACATCCTGAGGTATATATCGTAATCTTGCCTGCAATGGGTCTAGTGTCTGAAATTATGGCTACTAACTCTCGTAAACCAATCTTTGGTTACAGAGCGATGATTATGTCAGTATTAGCTATTGCTTTCCTTTCAACAATTGTTTGGGGTCACCATATGTTTATCTCTGGAATGAATCCATTCTTAGGTTCTGTGTTTACCTTTACTACTTTATTGATTGCGATTCCTTCTGCTGTAAAAGCATTTAACTGGATTACAACTTTATGGAAAGGTAATTTGCAAATGAATCCTGCTATGTTGTTTTCAATTGGAATGGTTTCTACATTCATCACTGGAGGTTTAACAGGGATTATTTTAGGAGATAGTACATTAGATATTAACGTTCACGATACTTATTTTGTAATTGCTCACTTCCACTTAGTAATGGGTATTTCTGCTCTTTACGGAATGTTTGCTGGAATTTACCACTGGTATCCAAAAATGTTCGGACGTATGTTGAACAAAAACTTAGGGTATATTCACTTTTGGATTACTGCAGTTTGTGCTTATGGAGTTTTCTTCCCAATGCACTTTATTGGTTTAGCTGGTTTGCCAAGACGTTACTATACAAACACCAACTTCCCATTGTTTGATGATTTACAAAATGTAAACGTTTTAATCACAACTTTTGCTTTAGTAGGTGGAGTTTTCCAATTGGTTTTCTTATACAATTTCTTTGCTAGTATTTTCTACGGTAAAAAAGCTGTTCAAAATCCATGGAGATCAACTACTTTAGAGTGGACTACGCCAGTTGAGCATATGCACGGAAACTGGCCTGGAGAAATTCCTGAAGTTCACAGATGGCCTTACGATTACAGTAACCCAGGACACGAAGATGATTTCGTTCCTCAAACTGTACCAATGAAGCCTGGTGAAGAAGTGTTACATCACTAG
- a CDS encoding cytochrome c oxidase subunit II encodes MTSLLVIIVLVLLAVALWQLTKIFDLTQVGSKSDSSEVATDKDNNVQGYLMFGFLAFLYIFTIYGLLKWGGLALHTPASAHGGQVDNLMNISWVLLFLVQAITQALLYYFSFKYKGKQGQKALFFADNNKLEALWSIIPAVVLAGLILYGLYAWTNIMFIDDEEDTVVIELYAQQFKWSARYAGEDNVLGKANVRYIEGVNTVGVDLSDPNSADDFVTSELHIPVGKKVHFKMRSQDVLHSAYMPHFRAQMNCVPGMVTEFAFEPIYTTAEYRELPYMIEKVAHINELRAKKSAELIAKGETGLDPYTFDYLLLCNKICGSSHYNMQMKIVVDTPEDYKKWVKEQVLLAQQVKEATAAPAGVEASESKDTVVVANVVAAK; translated from the coding sequence ATGACAAGTTTGTTGGTAATTATAGTTTTAGTTTTATTAGCTGTTGCTTTATGGCAATTGACCAAGATTTTTGATCTTACACAAGTGGGGTCTAAATCGGACAGTTCTGAAGTAGCTACTGATAAAGATAATAATGTACAAGGATATTTGATGTTTGGCTTTTTAGCTTTCCTTTATATCTTTACTATATATGGTTTATTGAAATGGGGAGGTTTAGCTCTTCATACTCCAGCTTCTGCTCATGGAGGTCAAGTAGATAACTTAATGAATATTTCGTGGGTATTATTGTTTTTAGTTCAAGCAATTACTCAAGCATTATTATATTATTTCTCTTTTAAATATAAAGGGAAACAAGGTCAAAAAGCATTGTTTTTTGCTGATAACAATAAATTAGAAGCTCTTTGGAGTATTATTCCAGCTGTAGTTTTAGCAGGATTAATTCTTTATGGATTATATGCTTGGACTAATATTATGTTTATTGATGACGAAGAAGATACTGTTGTTATTGAATTGTATGCACAACAATTTAAATGGTCTGCTCGTTACGCTGGTGAAGATAATGTATTAGGTAAAGCTAATGTAAGATATATCGAAGGTGTAAATACAGTAGGTGTTGATTTGTCTGACCCTAATTCAGCAGATGATTTTGTAACATCTGAATTACATATTCCAGTAGGGAAGAAAGTTCATTTCAAAATGAGATCTCAAGATGTATTACACTCAGCTTATATGCCTCATTTTAGAGCGCAAATGAACTGTGTTCCTGGTATGGTTACTGAATTTGCTTTCGAGCCAATTTATACAACTGCAGAATACAGAGAGTTACCTTATATGATTGAAAAAGTAGCTCATATCAATGAGTTAAGAGCTAAGAAATCAGCTGAATTAATTGCTAAAGGTGAAACTGGTTTAGATCCTTATACTTTTGATTATTTACTTTTATGTAATAAAATTTGTGGTTCTTCACACTATAACATGCAAATGAAAATAGTTGTTGATACACCTGAAGATTATAAGAAATGGGTAAAAGAGCAAGTGCTTTTGGCTCAACAAGTAAAAGAAGCAACTGCTGCACCTGCTGGAGTTGAGGCTTCAGAATCAAAAGATACAGTTGTTGTTGCTAATGTAGTAGCAGCTAAATAA
- a CDS encoding quinol:cytochrome C oxidoreductase produces the protein MYTFSSKLKTFSFILMAVGILGIGYGFLNAPKDIQEVETLLAAESHDGHGAVHHEETKEVGGAHAVAETHADAHAEVAHDKAEVSHHDAEHTEHLNHVLHQLQNKPWAALYVACIFFMLLSMGVLAFYAIQQVSQSGWSPVLFRVMQGITSYLPYGSVIFFVILVLCGLHFNHLFTWLDPEVVAHDELIANKAGYLNFPFWIVRAAIFLLGWNLYRFYSAKNCVAQDEANDDIFYKKNFKLSAGFLVFFIVSESIMSWDWIMSVDPHWFSTLFGWYVFASFFVSGITTIALVTVYLKSRGFLEYVNTSHIHDLAKFMFGISIFWTYLWFSQFMLIWYADIPEEITYFITRIQEYNLPFFGAVVMNFVFPLLILLNTDFKRLTWVIVMAGIVILAGHYIDFFNMIMPGTVGDRWFIGVSEISSVLFFLGLFIFAVFTALTKAPLLPKRNPFIEESKHFHY, from the coding sequence ATGTATACATTTTCAAGTAAATTAAAAACTTTTTCTTTTATCCTAATGGCCGTTGGTATTTTAGGTATAGGATATGGTTTTTTGAATGCACCTAAAGATATTCAGGAAGTAGAAACACTTCTTGCTGCAGAAAGTCATGATGGCCATGGTGCTGTACATCATGAAGAAACGAAAGAAGTAGGTGGGGCTCATGCTGTTGCCGAAACTCATGCTGATGCTCATGCAGAAGTAGCTCACGATAAAGCAGAAGTGTCACATCATGATGCTGAGCATACAGAACATTTAAATCATGTTTTACATCAATTACAAAATAAGCCATGGGCTGCTTTGTATGTTGCTTGTATTTTCTTTATGTTGCTTTCAATGGGAGTTTTAGCTTTTTATGCTATCCAACAAGTTTCTCAGTCGGGATGGTCTCCTGTTTTGTTTAGAGTAATGCAAGGGATAACTTCTTATTTACCTTATGGTTCAGTAATATTTTTTGTAATACTAGTATTGTGTGGTTTACATTTTAATCACTTATTTACATGGTTGGATCCTGAAGTAGTTGCACATGATGAATTAATCGCTAATAAAGCTGGATATTTAAATTTTCCTTTTTGGATTGTTAGAGCAGCAATATTCTTGTTAGGATGGAATTTATACAGATTCTATTCAGCAAAAAATTGTGTTGCTCAAGACGAAGCTAATGATGATATATTCTACAAAAAGAATTTTAAATTATCTGCTGGATTTTTAGTTTTCTTTATTGTTTCTGAGTCTATTATGTCTTGGGATTGGATTATGTCAGTTGACCCACACTGGTTTTCTACATTATTTGGATGGTATGTATTTGCAAGTTTCTTTGTAAGTGGTATTACAACCATTGCTTTAGTAACTGTTTACTTGAAATCAAGAGGTTTCTTGGAGTATGTAAATACAAGTCATATTCATGATTTAGCTAAATTCATGTTTGGTATCAGTATTTTTTGGACGTACTTATGGTTCTCTCAGTTTATGTTAATCTGGTATGCTGATATTCCTGAGGAGATTACTTATTTCATCACAAGAATTCAAGAGTATAATTTACCATTCTTTGGGGCGGTTGTTATGAATTTTGTTTTCCCATTGTTGATATTGTTAAATACAGATTTCAAAAGACTTACTTGGGTAATCGTAATGGCTGGTATTGTTATTTTAGCTGGACATTATATTGATTTCTTTAATATGATTATGCCTGGTACTGTTGGTGACCGTTGGTTTATCGGTGTATCTGAAATATCATCCGTTCTTTTCTTCCTTGGATTGTTTATATTTGCTGTCTTTACAGCATTGACTAAAGCTCCTTTGTTGCCAAAAAGAAATCCATTTATAGAAGAAAGTAAACATTTTCATTATTAA
- a CDS encoding cytochrome c — protein MKRVNKIALLLGITILVASCHNDKAPNYQYFPNMYESAGYETYSESAAFKNGKEGQLPPDGTVKRGFEPYEYENSTAGYELAKANLKSPLDSLDRNSGKGKELYEIYCISCHGGAGNGKGKLVEREKFLGVPSYKDRVITEGSVFHVETYGLNSMGSHANQLSAHERWLVADYVLKLKSQL, from the coding sequence ATGAAAAGGGTAAATAAAATAGCACTTTTATTAGGCATCACTATATTAGTGGCATCATGTCATAATGATAAAGCACCGAACTATCAATACTTTCCTAATATGTATGAATCAGCAGGATATGAAACTTATTCTGAGTCTGCTGCATTTAAGAATGGAAAAGAAGGACAACTTCCTCCTGACGGAACAGTTAAAAGAGGTTTTGAACCTTATGAATATGAAAATTCAACAGCAGGTTATGAATTGGCAAAAGCTAATTTAAAATCTCCTTTGGATTCTTTAGATCGTAATTCAGGTAAGGGTAAAGAACTTTACGAGATATACTGTATCAGCTGTCACGGTGGTGCCGGAAATGGTAAAGGAAAATTGGTTGAAAGAGAAAAATTCCTAGGAGTTCCTAGTTATAAAGACAGGGTGATTACTGAAGGAAGTGTTTTTCATGTGGAGACTTATGGTTTAAACTCAATGGGTTCTCACGCCAATCAATTAAGTGCACACGAACGTTGGTTAGTTGCTGACTATGTTCTGAAACTTAAAAGCCAATTATAA
- a CDS encoding DUF3341 domain-containing protein — protein MSNKVIHAIYNDDDILMTAVKKTRAAHHHIEDVFSPFPVHGLDKAMGIAPTRLAICAFLYGCVGISVATAMMNFIMIQDWPQDIGGKPSFSYIQNMPSFVPIMFEMTVFFAAHLMVITFYMRSRLWPFKEAENPDVRTTDDHFLMEVAVNNNEEELVSFFQSTGAVEVKVIEKH, from the coding sequence ATGAGTAATAAAGTAATACACGCCATTTATAATGACGATGATATTTTGATGACAGCGGTTAAAAAAACCCGTGCAGCTCATCACCATATTGAAGATGTTTTTTCTCCATTCCCAGTTCACGGTTTGGATAAAGCTATGGGAATAGCACCTACTAGATTAGCCATTTGTGCTTTTTTATATGGATGTGTTGGTATCTCTGTAGCAACAGCGATGATGAATTTTATTATGATTCAAGACTGGCCACAAGATATTGGTGGAAAACCAAGTTTTAGTTACATTCAAAATATGCCTTCTTTTGTGCCTATTATGTTTGAAATGACTGTATTTTTTGCAGCTCACCTTATGGTTATTACTTTTTATATGAGAAGTAGATTATGGCCATTTAAAGAGGCAGAAAATCCAGATGTAAGAACTACAGATGATCACTTTTTAATGGAAGTGGCTGTAAACAATAACGAAGAGGAATTAGTTTCTTTCTTCCAAAGTACAGGAGCTGTAGAAGTTAAAGTAATTGAAAAGCATTAA
- the nrfD gene encoding NrfD/PsrC family molybdoenzyme membrane anchor subunit: MSHIYDSNIRKPLVIGDRTYHDVTVDVAAPVEGKANKHWWIVFTIALVAFLWGLGCIIYTISTGIGTWGLNKTVGWAWDITNFVWWVGIGHAGTLISAVLLLFRQRWRMAINRSAEAMTIFSVIQAGLFPIIHMGRPWLAYWVLPIPNQFGSLWVNFNSPLLWDVFAISTYLSVSLVFWWTGLLPDFAMLRDRAITPFNKRVYSILSFGWSGRVKDWQRFEEVSLVLAGLATPLVLSVHTIVSMDFATSVIPGWHTTIFPPYFVAGAVFSGFAMVNTLLIIMRKVSNLEAYITLQHIELMNIIIMITGSIVGVAYITELFIAWYSGVEYEQYAFLNRATGPYWWAYWSMMTCNVFSPQFMWFKKLRTSIMFSFIISIVVNIGMWFERFVIIVTSLHRDYLPSSWTMFSPTFVDIGIFIGTIGFFFVLFLLYSRTFPVIAQAEVKTILKATGDNYIREREANKDSHHE, translated from the coding sequence ATGTCTCATATATATGACTCTAATATTAGAAAGCCTTTAGTTATAGGTGATAGGACTTATCACGATGTAACCGTTGATGTTGCTGCTCCTGTTGAAGGAAAAGCAAATAAGCACTGGTGGATTGTGTTTACAATCGCTTTAGTAGCCTTCCTTTGGGGACTAGGCTGTATTATTTACACCATATCTACAGGTATTGGAACTTGGGGATTAAATAAAACTGTTGGATGGGCTTGGGATATTACTAACTTCGTTTGGTGGGTAGGTATTGGTCACGCAGGAACATTGATTTCTGCAGTACTTTTATTATTCCGTCAAAGATGGAGAATGGCGATTAACCGTTCTGCAGAGGCGATGACTATCTTCTCGGTAATTCAAGCAGGTTTGTTCCCAATCATTCACATGGGGCGTCCATGGTTAGCATACTGGGTATTACCAATACCGAATCAATTTGGTTCGTTATGGGTTAACTTTAACTCACCATTACTTTGGGACGTATTTGCAATTTCTACGTATTTATCTGTATCATTAGTTTTCTGGTGGACTGGTTTATTACCTGATTTTGCGATGTTGAGAGATAGAGCAATTACACCTTTTAATAAGAGAGTATATTCTATCCTAAGTTTTGGATGGAGTGGTAGAGTAAAAGATTGGCAACGTTTTGAAGAGGTTTCTTTAGTTCTTGCTGGTTTAGCTACACCTCTTGTACTTTCTGTACATACGATTGTATCGATGGACTTTGCTACTTCTGTAATCCCAGGATGGCATACTACAATTTTCCCTCCTTACTTTGTTGCTGGAGCTGTATTCTCTGGATTTGCAATGGTAAACACCTTGCTTATCATCATGAGAAAAGTATCTAACCTTGAAGCGTATATCACTTTACAACATATTGAATTGATGAACATCATTATCATGATTACAGGTTCGATTGTTGGTGTTGCTTATATAACAGAGTTGTTTATTGCTTGGTATTCTGGAGTTGAATACGAACAATATGCTTTCTTGAATAGAGCTACAGGACCTTACTGGTGGGCATACTGGTCGATGATGACTTGTAATGTGTTTTCACCTCAATTTATGTGGTTCAAAAAATTGAGAACAAGTATTATGTTTTCTTTCATTATTTCGATTGTTGTAAATATCGGAATGTGGTTTGAGAGATTCGTAATTATCGTTACTTCTTTGCATAGAGATTATTTACCGTCTTCTTGGACTATGTTTTCTCCAACATTTGTTGATATTGGAATTTTCATTGGAACAATCGGTTTCTTCTTTGTATTGTTTTTATTATACTCTAGAACGTTCCCAGTGATCGCTCAAGCAGAGGTTAAGACAATATTAAAAGCAACTGGAGATAATTATATTAGAGAAAGAGAAGCAAATAAAGATTCACACCATGAGTAA
- a CDS encoding TAT-variant-translocated molybdopterin oxidoreductase, translating to MSSNKKYWKSVEELDGNSSIVEALKNNEFVEAIPTDEFLGNNEALSSSSTSRRDFLKYVGFSTAAATLVACEGPVHKSIPYVLQPEQIIPGVADYYATTMFDGFDFANLLVKTREGRPIKIENNTISGAKFSANARVHASVLSLYDNMRLKEPKIGGKSSTWSAVEKEIKSSLVDAKAKGGQVVLLTNTLASPSTEKLIADFISKNPNAKHVVYDAVSSSEALDAFEAVYGERALVDYDFSKASLIVSVGADFLGDWQGGGYDAGYAQGRIPKAGKMSRHFQLEANMTLSGAAADKRLPMTIVDQKQALVQIYNVVTGSSVAVKLESNLKSEVTKAAQQLKMAGANGVLVSGIQDKNAQLLVLAINNALASEAFVTSGTRQIRKGSNEKVAQLINDMKAGSVHTLLMSGVNPIYTLADSASFAEGLKKVKTSVAFSLKEDETALVSTIAAAVPHYLESWGDLSLTKGTYSLTQPTIRPLFDTKQFEEVLMSLNGVVGTYYDYVKATASSIISGATWNKVLHDGLFVSGSSALSGATANYNAAATALSGAKATPGFELVLYTKTGLGDGQQANNPWLQEFPDPITRVSWDNYLTVSNADAKQLGLSNEIVANGGLNGSYATITTADGVKLESVPVIVQPGQAVGTIGLALGYGKKAALKEEMQVGVNAYALYKGFNDVQSVSIEKANGEHEFACVQGQKTLMGRGDIIKETSLEIFNTKDAKEWNPVPMVSLDHKEVESTTVDLWDSFDRSVGHHFNLSIDLNACTGCGACVIACHAENNVPVVGKSEVRRSRDMHWLRIDRYYSSESTFEGDNERKEGIAGLSSSLSTFNEMEKAGDNPQVAFQPVMCQHCNHAPCETVCPVAATSHGRQGQNHMAYNRCVGTRYCANNCPYKVRRFNWFLYNGNKEFDYHMNDDLGRMVLNPDVNVRSRGVMEKCSMCLQMTQATILKAKREGRPVVDGEFQTACSSACSSGAMKFGDVNDKESQIAKLVEDERSYHLLEHIGTKPNVVYHVKVRNT from the coding sequence ATGTCATCAAACAAAAAATACTGGAAAAGTGTTGAGGAACTAGACGGAAATAGTTCTATTGTTGAGGCGCTTAAAAATAACGAATTTGTTGAAGCGATTCCTACAGATGAATTCTTAGGGAATAACGAAGCTTTGTCTTCTTCTTCAACATCACGTCGTGATTTTTTAAAGTACGTTGGATTTAGTACTGCTGCGGCTACGCTTGTTGCGTGCGAAGGTCCTGTACACAAGTCGATACCTTATGTATTACAACCAGAACAAATCATTCCTGGAGTTGCAGATTATTATGCAACTACAATGTTTGATGGTTTTGATTTTGCAAATCTTCTTGTTAAAACACGTGAAGGGCGTCCTATTAAAATAGAAAATAACACCATTTCTGGGGCTAAATTTTCTGCAAATGCAAGAGTTCATGCGTCGGTATTGTCTTTATATGACAATATGCGTTTGAAGGAACCAAAAATTGGAGGTAAATCTTCAACTTGGTCTGCTGTTGAGAAGGAAATTAAGTCGAGTCTTGTTGATGCTAAAGCTAAAGGAGGTCAAGTAGTATTGTTGACTAATACATTGGCAAGTCCTTCAACTGAAAAATTAATCGCTGATTTTATTTCAAAAAACCCTAATGCAAAGCATGTGGTTTATGATGCTGTATCTTCTTCTGAAGCATTAGATGCTTTTGAGGCGGTTTATGGAGAAAGAGCTTTAGTTGATTACGATTTCTCAAAAGCTTCTCTAATTGTTTCTGTTGGTGCTGACTTTTTAGGTGACTGGCAAGGTGGAGGATATGATGCTGGATATGCACAAGGTAGAATTCCTAAAGCAGGAAAAATGTCTCGTCATTTCCAATTAGAAGCAAACATGACTTTGTCTGGTGCTGCTGCTGATAAGCGTTTACCGATGACTATTGTAGATCAAAAACAAGCATTAGTACAAATATATAATGTAGTTACTGGTTCTTCAGTAGCTGTGAAATTAGAATCTAATTTAAAATCAGAAGTTACTAAGGCAGCTCAGCAATTGAAAATGGCTGGTGCTAACGGTGTTTTGGTTTCAGGTATTCAAGATAAAAATGCTCAGTTATTAGTTTTAGCAATTAACAATGCTTTAGCTAGTGAGGCTTTTGTAACTTCGGGTACAAGACAAATAAGAAAAGGATCTAACGAAAAAGTAGCTCAGTTAATTAATGATATGAAAGCAGGTAGCGTTCATACATTATTAATGAGTGGAGTTAATCCAATATATACATTAGCCGATTCAGCTTCTTTTGCTGAAGGGCTTAAAAAAGTAAAAACTTCTGTTGCTTTCTCTTTAAAAGAAGACGAAACAGCTTTAGTAAGTACAATTGCTGCGGCAGTTCCTCATTATTTAGAATCTTGGGGGGATTTGAGTCTTACTAAAGGTACTTATAGTTTGACACAACCTACTATCCGTCCATTATTTGATACAAAACAATTTGAAGAAGTTTTGATGTCGTTGAACGGTGTTGTGGGTACTTATTATGATTATGTAAAAGCTACAGCTAGTTCTATTATTTCAGGGGCAACTTGGAATAAAGTATTACATGATGGTTTATTTGTTAGCGGGTCTTCAGCTTTGTCTGGTGCAACTGCAAACTATAATGCTGCTGCAACTGCTTTGTCAGGAGCTAAAGCAACTCCAGGATTTGAATTGGTATTGTATACTAAAACTGGTTTAGGGGATGGTCAACAAGCTAATAACCCATGGTTGCAAGAGTTTCCAGATCCAATTACAAGAGTGTCTTGGGATAACTATTTAACTGTATCGAATGCAGATGCAAAACAATTAGGATTATCTAATGAAATAGTAGCTAATGGTGGTTTGAATGGTAGTTATGCTACGATTACAACAGCTGATGGTGTGAAATTAGAAAGTGTTCCAGTTATTGTTCAACCAGGTCAAGCAGTTGGTACAATTGGTTTGGCTTTAGGTTATGGTAAGAAGGCGGCTCTTAAAGAAGAAATGCAAGTAGGTGTTAATGCTTACGCTTTATATAAAGGTTTTAATGATGTACAATCTGTTAGTATTGAAAAAGCTAATGGTGAACATGAGTTTGCTTGTGTTCAAGGTCAAAAAACATTAATGGGTAGAGGAGATATTATCAAAGAAACTTCTTTGGAAATCTTCAATACAAAAGATGCAAAAGAATGGAATCCAGTTCCTATGGTTTCATTAGATCACAAAGAAGTTGAATCAACTACTGTTGATTTATGGGATTCTTTTGATCGTTCTGTTGGTCATCACTTCAATTTATCAATTGATTTGAATGCTTGTACTGGATGTGGGGCTTGTGTTATTGCTTGTCACGCTGAAAACAACGTTCCTGTAGTAGGTAAATCTGAAGTTAGAAGAAGTCGTGATATGCACTGGTTGCGTATCGATAGATATTATTCTTCTGAAAGTACTTTCGAAGGTGATAATGAAAGAAAAGAAGGTATTGCTGGATTGTCTAGTTCGTTATCTACATTTAACGAAATGGAAAAAGCTGGGGATAATCCTCAAGTAGCTTTCCAACCGGTAATGTGTCAACACTGTAACCACGCACCTTGTGAAACTGTTTGTCCTGTTGCTGCAACATCTCACGGTCGTCAAGGTCAAAACCATATGGCTTACAACAGATGTGTTGGAACTCGTTATTGTGCTAACAACTGTCCTTATAAAGTACGTCGTTTCAACTGGTTCTTATACAATGGTAACAAAGAATTTGATTACCATATGAATGATGATTTAGGACGTATGGTCCTTAATCCTGATGTAAACGTTCGTTCTCGTGGAGTAATGGAGAAATGTTCTATGTGTCTACAAATGACACAAGCAACAATCTTGAAAGCGAAGAGAGAAGGTAGACCAGTTGTTGATGGTGAATTCCAAACTGCTTGTTCAAGTGCTTGTTCTTCTGGAGCAATGAAATTTGGAGATGTGAATGATAAAGAAAGTCAAATTGCTAAATTAGTAGAAGACGAAAGATCTTATCATTTGTTAGAGCATATTGGAACTAAGCCAAATGTGGTGTATCACGTTAAAGTTAGAAATACTTAG